One Alphaproteobacteria bacterium LSUCC0396 genomic region harbors:
- a CDS encoding error-prone DNA polymerase — MMPIRSPIRSSAQPERHAVLGCYSNFTFLKGASHPDEMVAKAATLGWAAIGIADVNSLAGIVRAHVAARDHQIRLIVGARLRPVDGPDILVHPLDRAGYEGLSMLLSEANMRGSKAAPILYLADIARLPASTALLVMPPRHPDAQYQAHLQTIQQIAKGHLFAGLCLYRDGADEARCQMLMAAAAALKLRVAAAADALYHSPDRRPLADVLTCIREKKQLDNAGYLLSRNAERHLIDCDEAVRRWRQVPEALDGARALADLCHFSMDDLSYEYPDELQPGGRTAMQELAFQTWRGAEKRYPDAIPDQVSAYLKHELILIERLNIAPYFLTVFDIVRFARGRSILCQGRGSAANSAVCYCLGITAVDPARSRPLFERFVSEARGEPPDIDVDFEHERREEVIQYIYAKYGRNRAGLAASVITYRRRSAFREVAKVFGLSRDVQAALAGEVWGREKTGLDDNALVAAGLDAQDRRLRLVLQLVADISRFPRHLSQHVGGFVITRGRLDHLCPISPAAMAGRTVIEWDKDDLDALGLLKVDVLALGMLSCIRRCFDLLRVHYNRTVTLASVPPEDAVTYDMLCRGQSVGVFQVESRAQMAMLPRLQPRCFHDLVVQVAIVRPGPIQGDMVHPYLRRRAGLEKVDYPSPALREVLERTLGVPLFQEQAMQIAIVGAGFSGSEADQLRRAMAKFKKQGDIGHFREKMVTGMIERGYDEDFALRCFRQIEGFGTYGFPESHAASFALLVYVSAWLKCHYPDIFICALLNAQPMGFYAPSQLIAEARRSGIAIRPVDVNFSGWDHRLETDPDNKTGHHALRLGLRLVKGLPRGEGERIAASQVIGNHAVKGRQGLTFSSLDDVMRKADVSAKSLQAIADADGFSSLDMDRRQALWAARGLARHRLHDMPLFAHAGRQHERLAGDEPVITLPKTPLGEAVAEDYRSLGLSLKAHPLDLLAKPLGVAGWQLCSHVQQAPDGKRLRIAGLVTMRQRPGTASGTVFITLEDGQGTANVIIWPKLTETYREALLRAQILGLVGRVQRQQAVVHFIAESLFNLNGFLRHIDASTGTKGAVRMKSRDFH; from the coding sequence ATGATGCCAATACGATCACCAATACGATCATCAGCACAGCCCGAACGGCATGCGGTGCTTGGCTGTTATAGCAATTTTACCTTTTTAAAAGGCGCCTCGCATCCTGATGAAATGGTGGCAAAGGCGGCCACGCTTGGATGGGCGGCGATTGGCATTGCTGATGTGAATTCATTAGCCGGTATTGTGCGTGCGCATGTTGCGGCGCGAGATCATCAGATCAGGCTGATTGTCGGGGCTAGATTGCGGCCTGTCGATGGGCCAGATATTCTGGTGCATCCTTTAGACCGTGCTGGGTATGAAGGATTGTCTATGCTGCTAAGTGAGGCCAATATGCGCGGCAGTAAGGCAGCACCAATTCTATATCTTGCTGATATTGCCCGTCTGCCGGCAAGTACCGCATTGCTGGTCATGCCGCCGCGCCATCCCGATGCGCAGTATCAGGCGCATTTGCAAACCATTCAGCAAATTGCCAAGGGGCATTTATTTGCCGGTTTATGTCTTTATCGTGATGGCGCTGATGAGGCGCGGTGTCAGATGTTAATGGCAGCAGCAGCGGCGTTAAAGCTGCGTGTGGCAGCGGCGGCAGATGCGCTTTATCACAGCCCCGATCGCCGTCCGCTTGCTGACGTGCTGACCTGTATCCGCGAGAAAAAACAGCTTGATAATGCGGGCTATCTTTTATCGCGCAATGCTGAACGTCATTTGATTGATTGTGATGAGGCGGTACGGCGTTGGCGGCAGGTGCCAGAGGCGCTTGATGGGGCAAGGGCGCTGGCTGATTTGTGTCATTTTTCAATGGATGATCTGTCTTATGAATATCCAGACGAGCTACAGCCCGGTGGGCGAACCGCCATGCAGGAACTTGCTTTTCAGACTTGGCGTGGTGCAGAAAAACGTTATCCCGATGCAATCCCTGATCAGGTGAGTGCCTATTTAAAACATGAATTGATATTGATCGAACGATTGAATATCGCGCCTTATTTTCTAACTGTATTCGATATTGTGCGCTTTGCGCGGGGGCGCAGTATTTTATGTCAGGGGCGTGGTTCGGCGGCTAATTCAGCAGTTTGTTACTGTCTTGGTATCACCGCGGTTGATCCGGCGCGATCGCGGCCTTTATTTGAGAGGTTTGTCAGTGAGGCACGTGGCGAGCCACCGGATATTGATGTTGATTTTGAACATGAACGCCGCGAAGAGGTCATTCAATATATCTATGCGAAATATGGCCGTAACCGTGCCGGACTTGCCGCTAGCGTTATCACCTATCGGCGGCGTAGCGCCTTTCGTGAAGTTGCCAAGGTGTTTGGTCTTAGCCGTGATGTGCAAGCGGCTTTGGCCGGCGAAGTATGGGGGCGTGAAAAAACCGGTCTTGATGATAATGCGTTGGTGGCGGCGGGGCTGGATGCACAGGATCGCCGCCTGCGCTTGGTGCTGCAATTAGTCGCTGATATTAGCCGGTTTCCACGACATTTATCGCAGCATGTTGGCGGTTTTGTCATCACCCGGGGGCGGCTTGACCATTTATGCCCGATCAGCCCAGCTGCAATGGCGGGGCGTACGGTCATTGAGTGGGATAAGGATGACCTCGACGCGTTGGGATTGCTAAAGGTGGATGTGCTGGCGCTTGGCATGCTTAGCTGTATTCGACGTTGCTTTGATCTGTTGCGGGTTCATTATAATCGGACAGTGACGCTGGCCTCAGTGCCGCCTGAAGATGCTGTAACCTATGATATGCTATGCCGGGGCCAATCGGTTGGTGTCTTTCAGGTGGAATCGCGGGCACAAATGGCGATGTTGCCGCGGTTACAACCACGATGTTTTCATGACCTTGTGGTGCAGGTGGCGATTGTCCGTCCGGGGCCAATTCAGGGCGATATGGTGCATCCCTATTTGCGGCGGCGCGCCGGTCTGGAAAAGGTTGACTATCCGTCACCAGCCCTGCGCGAGGTGCTAGAGCGCACGCTTGGGGTACCGCTTTTTCAGGAACAGGCAATGCAAATTGCCATTGTTGGCGCAGGATTTTCGGGAAGCGAGGCCGATCAATTGCGCCGCGCCATGGCGAAGTTTAAAAAACAGGGTGATATCGGTCATTTCCGTGAAAAGATGGTCACTGGCATGATCGAGCGTGGCTATGATGAAGATTTCGCTCTGCGCTGTTTTCGCCAGATCGAGGGCTTTGGCACGTATGGATTTCCAGAATCCCATGCGGCGAGTTTTGCTCTTTTGGTGTATGTTTCGGCATGGTTGAAATGCCATTATCCCGATATTTTCATCTGTGCATTACTAAACGCCCAGCCAATGGGATTTTATGCGCCGTCACAACTAATTGCCGAGGCGCGGCGAAGCGGTATTGCAATTCGGCCGGTCGATGTGAATTTTTCCGGCTGGGATCACCGTCTTGAAACCGACCCCGATAATAAAACAGGGCATCATGCCTTGCGACTTGGGCTGCGGCTGGTCAAAGGGCTGCCTCGCGGTGAAGGTGAACGGATTGCGGCTAGTCAGGTGATCGGCAATCATGCCGTTAAAGGGCGGCAAGGTCTGACCTTTTCCAGCCTAGATGATGTGATGCGAAAAGCCGATGTGTCAGCTAAATCATTACAAGCGATTGCAGATGCTGATGGGTTTTCCAGTCTGGATATGGACCGGCGACAGGCATTGTGGGCGGCGCGTGGGCTGGCGCGGCACCGGCTGCATGATATGCCATTATTTGCTCATGCCGGCCGCCAGCACGAACGGCTTGCCGGCGACGAGCCGGTGATCACCTTGCCAAAGACCCCGCTTGGTGAGGCGGTGGCTGAAGATTACCGCAGCCTCGGCCTGTCATTAAAGGCGCATCCGCTTGACCTGTTGGCAAAACCGCTTGGTGTGGCGGGGTGGCAGCTTTGCAGCCATGTGCAACAAGCGCCCGATGGCAAACGGCTTCGCATCGCCGGTCTTGTAACTATGCGTCAACGACCCGGTACGGCCAGTGGCACCGTATTCATAACGCTTGAGGACGGGCAGGGCACAGCCAATGTGATCATCTGGCCCAAATTAACCGAAACTTACCGCGAGGCGTTGTTGCGTGCGCAGATTTTGGGACTGGTTGGCCGCGTACAACGCCAGCAAGCGGTAGTGCATTTTATTGCCGAGTCACTGTTTAATCTGAATGGGTTTTTGCGTCATATTGATGCCAGCACTGGCACGAAGGGGGCGGTGCGGATGAAAAGCCGCGATTTTCATTGA
- a CDS encoding D-alanyl-D-alanine carboxypeptidase family protein, giving the protein MARLSLAKPPPITQTPLAAIDWLQGAALLLMRCYRVLLSYLRLPRAINPSLIIAITALMLANFGLTASPAKASKYASIVIEESSGKVLFSRNADNLRYPASLTKIMTLYLMFEDIEAERITLKSRIPISRKAAGRSPSKLYLKPGQSISVEQAIYALVTKSANDVATAVAEKLSGTERKFAKRMTRKARSLGMNRTTFMNASGLPNSRQKSTARDMAVLAAAMRRDFPQFYKYFSTQSFNWKGRKYRNHNRLLANYRGTDGIKTGYINASGFNLVATVERNGVRLIGVVFGGKTSKSRDRHMMQILDNQFKRAKTIRVRRAALAPPPTLPVAPPDRGLKLPESLPISKARRNPQPAPDASDNPEFIDLNVASATNPDTISKTTWSVQIGNFTQRVTAHRAAIVARRTADDVLGMTPANLHLVTRGAIPLWRVRFNDLEEDQARAACAALFAAGRPCIVIAINATSRG; this is encoded by the coding sequence ATGGCACGATTGAGCCTGGCCAAACCGCCGCCAATCACGCAAACCCCCCTCGCGGCCATAGACTGGCTTCAGGGCGCGGCTTTACTGTTGATGCGTTGCTATCGCGTGCTGTTGTCATATCTGCGGCTACCCAGAGCCATAAATCCGTCGCTGATAATCGCCATAACCGCATTAATGCTGGCAAATTTTGGCCTGACTGCATCCCCTGCCAAAGCCAGTAAATACGCGTCAATCGTTATCGAAGAGTCTAGTGGCAAAGTTCTGTTTTCGCGAAACGCCGACAATCTGCGTTATCCGGCGTCGCTGACCAAAATCATGACACTTTATCTGATGTTTGAGGATATCGAAGCCGAGCGTATAACCTTGAAGAGCCGCATTCCCATATCGAGAAAAGCCGCTGGCCGATCACCATCGAAACTATATTTAAAACCGGGCCAGTCGATCAGCGTCGAGCAAGCCATCTATGCGCTGGTCACAAAATCAGCCAATGATGTTGCCACAGCGGTTGCCGAAAAACTGTCCGGCACCGAGCGTAAATTTGCCAAGCGCATGACCCGGAAGGCGCGGTCCCTCGGGATGAACCGCACCACATTTATGAACGCGTCCGGCCTGCCAAACAGTCGGCAGAAATCAACGGCACGCGACATGGCCGTTCTGGCAGCGGCAATGCGGCGTGATTTTCCACAATTCTATAAATATTTTAGCACCCAGAGCTTTAATTGGAAGGGTCGGAAATATCGCAATCACAATAGATTACTGGCAAACTATCGGGGCACAGACGGCATCAAGACCGGTTACATCAACGCATCAGGGTTCAACCTTGTTGCCACGGTCGAGCGCAATGGTGTTCGGCTAATTGGCGTCGTATTCGGTGGCAAAACCTCGAAAAGCCGTGACCGCCACATGATGCAAATTCTGGATAATCAATTCAAACGAGCAAAGACCATTCGGGTCCGGCGCGCCGCCCTTGCGCCGCCGCCAACACTGCCGGTGGCACCGCCCGATCGCGGCCTTAAACTGCCCGAATCCCTGCCGATCAGCAAAGCCAGACGCAATCCCCAACCAGCGCCAGACGCTAGTGATAACCCTGAATTTATCGATCTTAATGTCGCCAGCGCCACTAATCCCGATACCATCAGCAAAACCACCTGGAGCGTCCAGATCGGCAATTTTACCCAGCGCGTTACGGCTCATCGTGCCGCCATTGTGGCGCGGCGAACGGCGGATGATGTGCTTGGTATGACGCCGGCCAATCTGCACCTCGTAACCCGTGGTGCCATTCCATTATGGCGAGTTCGGTTTAATGATTTAGAAGAAGATCAGGCACGTGCAGCATGCGCCGCGCTATTTGCTGCGGGTCGGCCTTGCATTGTGATTGCAATCAACGCCACATCGCGCGGCTAG
- the clpS gene encoding ATP-dependent Clp protease adapter ClpS, with protein MENDDDKNGNGQLVLDSRTKTKKPSMYKVIMLNDDYTPMEFVVHVLQKFFGRSSGEATQIMLNVHQRGVGVCGVYSFEIAESKAQKTIDYARKNDHPLQLQLEKE; from the coding sequence ATGGAGAATGATGACGATAAGAATGGCAATGGTCAGCTAGTCCTCGACAGCCGTACCAAAACGAAAAAGCCATCAATGTATAAAGTCATTATGCTTAATGATGATTATACGCCGATGGAATTTGTTGTGCATGTCTTGCAAAAGTTTTTCGGCCGTTCATCAGGCGAGGCAACCCAGATTATGTTGAACGTGCATCAGCGTGGTGTCGGGGTTTGCGGTGTTTATAGTTTCGAAATTGCCGAGAGCAAGGCGCAAAAAACCATTGATTATGCGCGGAAGAATGATCATCCGCTGCAGTTGCAACTGGAAAAGGAATAG